The genome window GACAGAATTTCCTATATCACTCAGTTTATCGTTAAAATCATTTACCTTATCTTCAAGGTTATTAACTTGATTTTGAACTTTTTTAATATCATCCTTAGCTTCCCAGAGCTGGCCACCGTTAACTGCATCCTTTGACCCCTCTGTAATCTTACCATCGGCTACGTTTGTAATTACACTCGGTTTATCCTTATAACTAGCATCGTAAGATTCTGTCTCTTTATTCCAGTTTAAGGCACTTTGGCCTGTTTCTTGCTCGACCCCAGAAAGGCGATCATTAACATCTGCTACAGCTTTACTAATACCATCAAAGGCGTCAGAGACATTATTGTAGATTTTATTTGTAGAACGAGAACCATTACCAGAAAACTGAATAACATTAAAACTAGGAGCTAACCACTGTCCATTATCATATCCAGCACCACCACCAAAATAAGAAGCAAGTTGATTATTCATCATATAAAGCTGATGTCCTGTAATAGCTTCTGTGGAAGCTTCAGAAACATCTCCATCTAAAAGAAACTTCAATTTACTCTTTTTTTGTTTTTTGCCTTCTCCCTCAGCATGAAGCGCAACAAAAGCATCCTCACTATCACTCCACAATAAAACACGCTGTTGAATATCATCAGTAATATGGGTTTTAATATTTGTAAAAAACTGATCAATCCCAACAAAAGCGGAACCAACATCACGGTATGTTTGGCCCTGAATCTCATATGTTGGAGCAATACCATTCGATATATCTCCATTACCACCTAAATACTGGGATAAGTTACCCTCAGTCTTCCAAAGCTGAGCACCATTAACTGCTTCAGTTGAAAACTGAGAGATCGTTCCCGACTTTACACCAGAAAGTATTCGTTTATCACCATTACTTGCTGCGACACTAATCAGATCAGTTTCAACATCCTGACCAATAGAAATGTAAGATGGTTTTTTATCTTCCACAATTTTTACGCTTCCTGGATGATACTGAACTAAAAGATCCTTAGCACTGCTCATGTTAAGGATCTTTTCATAAAGATCCGTAAAAGAACCATCAATTCCAACAAAAGCAGCACCAATATCACGATATGTTTTACCTTGAATCTTATACATCGGAGCAATATTACTCGAAATATCTGCGCTACCACCTAAATATTGCGATATATTCTTCATAGAATTTTTCATATCAACTTCAAGACTTGCTGTATAATTTTTAACAGTCACTATATCGACAACTGCAGCATTGACACTTGTCTCCAATGTTTTAACCTTTTCATTAGTTACCCAAAGCTGTTTTCCTGTTACGGCATGATCTGAAGTCTCAGAAAGACTAGCGTCTCTAACACCCCTAATTGTTCTTTTTACTCCATCCTTAGTACCAACATTCATCACGCCAGTGTAATCGGGAATATCCCAAGCAATGGCAATTTCGTTATATCCAAAAAAATTCGCATGTTTACGAAACTGAATCAAGCTACTCGTATCTTTTCCTACCATCCAATCTCTTAATGCTTTCAGCTGTGCAACGTTGACCGCTTCATTATCTTGACGACCAGCTGCTACCCCTGTAATCTGTCGAGAGACCTTATAGTTCATATTACCAATACCTATTTCACCATACGTACTCTTCCAGATATAATCATTTGTGGTTGAAACATTACCTGTCACAGGGTCATAACCAGCAACATTAGGACCACGAATAGCTTCAGATTCATAACCTAAAGCGACAGAGCCCATACCTTCTGCACGGCTGTAAACACCAATACACATTACGTTATTAGAATTAGCGCACAATAAACTTTCAACGTTTTTGCTACCAATAGCGCCAGCTTTGCTATAAAATCCATCATCAAAATAATTATAAACGCCTGTAGAAAAATCTAAATCACTGCGATTTTTCTTAACTTCCAAAGCAATTCTTTGAGCAACAAGGTCGTTATTTGAAATACTAACTAAATTTTTTTCCCCTTCCTGATTTTTTTCTTTAGCTAAATTTTCTAACTCATGCACGTCCTGCTCTTTATTGTCTTCCAATTCCCTTAACCACATAATGGCTGCTGCATTATCTAGGCGTTTAGGTACAACTGATATCATATGCTGTACAGTCTTATTTTTTCTACCACCAATACTTATTTTACCAGCAGAATTTTCTTGCACTCTTTTGTAAATTTCTGAAATATCACCACTCTTATAGTCATGGTAATTTGCAATGTTAATACCATCAAAATAGGGATGATAATACAAACTAATAAATGGCAAATAACCATTTCTCATGTTAACCTTGTCATCAAAATACATAACAACATTTAGCGTGCTATTGCCGATAGAGTACGGGATAAGTATACTGCTATTCTGATCGTTGTTGTGCATTTCAAGAATAAGAGGTGCTTTTTTCCGCCTTGTTTCATTCATAAAAAAATCCATCACAAAAGCATCTTTCGGCACTATATTCTTTTCTACCACATCTGCAACAGCAGAAAAAACTGGAAAAAAACTTGATAAAAAGGCTGTTATTACAGCTTTTTCTACTCCGATTTTCGATAAAGGAAAGCAATGAACGAGACTACTATTACCCAAGCAATCCCATTTAAACCTCAATTTTTTTCCCATAATACCCCCTCCGTGAGACAACAGAATAACATCCAACATCGTTACAATGAAAAATGATGCTACCTACGGCGTCCCCTAATTTTCAGAAAAAGAAACGAACAATAATGCAGCTATGCTGCTTAACCACTCTCTCTCAATCTTCTTTAAATATTTTGAAAAAATTTAATTTCAAAAATTTACTCTCTGAGCATACTGCACCACTCATCTTGCAATGCAGCATTTTATTAAAACAATCTCACTGTATAATGATATGAAGTGGAGCAGAAAATCTTTTGATAGTTGCTAATTAAATAACTCTAGCTGATGAGATAGATATTATTCAGAAAATTTCAACTCCACATCATAAAAAACTCATAGCAGCAGTGACTTTCGCCGTTAATTTAAGGTGATTCTTAGTCCAGCTCCTATACCCCAATGACCTCCAGTATTTGTTGCAGAGATATTGGAACGAACCTTGCCACTTTCAGACATATAACCAGCACCAAATGCAAGTGCAGATTGACTGCGCCATAAACCACTTCCGAAAGAAACGCTCAATTTACCAGGCGTATCATCGTAACTCAAATTAGATACAGCCAAACCAACTGCAGCAGCCTGTCTTGCTTCTTTTTTGGCGTTTCTTACATCATAACTTAAAGCACTAAATCTTTTATCCGTATATTTATTAGCCTGATCAACGGCATCATCAATTGCGTCCACAACAATATTCTTCACTTTTTCATCTGTATATTTTTTTGCATCCTCAAGAACAATCTTCATTTTCTCTTGAGTATAGTCATGCAATTGACCCCCATTAACCGCTTGTTTTGATCCCTTTTCTACCTTGCCATCAGCAACGCTATCAATCGTCACAGGTTTACTCTCATCACCACCTTTTAGAGTAAGGCTGTTCGTTTTTTTACCATTCTCATCTTTATCATAAACAACAGTAGCACCATTATTTGCACCATCAATTGAATTTTCAAGATCATTTATCTTATTTTCAAGATCATTAAATATTCCACCAATATCTTCTATTACACTTGAAAGACTGTCCGCTCTTGTATTAAGATAGCCTATGTCCTTTTGAATTCCACTAAATTTATTCCCTATGTTCACTAAAGAATTATTCAAACCACTAAAAGCATCTGAAACGGATCTATGGCGATTTCCACCAGTAACCAGGCCATTTTCACCAAAGCTGAAAAGGCTAAAGATAGGATCTTGTACCCACTGTGCATCATCAAATCTAGCACCACCACCTAAGTATTTTGCTACCTCCGCATGAGCATCATAAAAACGATCACCAAAATTAGCGAGTCTTTCTTTAACTCTAAAAAGCTGAGAACCATTAACGGCTTCTGTCGAACTTTTAGCAACTTTTCCTCTCGCAAGACCTGAAATAATTCTCCCTTTTCCTTCATTATTTACAATATTAATCTTCTTACCACCTTTTTCTTTACCAATTGTGATTATATTGTTATTTTTGTTTTGCTTAACAAGAGTAACATCTGCTAAAGATGTCGGTTCGATAGTAGTATCCGTATTAGATAACGCAGTACTAGCTGAAAAAATTACAATACTAGACAAAAATATTGCTACTGTACCGCTCAATGAACTCATTTGGGATAAAGATATCCTTTTAAAAGAGTAAGGACGCATTCCGTTATTTTTTTTGAAATTAAACATGATTTTTTCATAATGAACTACTCAACTTTTGAATCAAAAAGAGAGAACACCCTTCCCCTCAACAAATGACGAACTCACCCTGCAAGACAACTTTTCTACGTAAAAATGGGAAAAAAAGACAAAAGAACAGCCACAACACTGAAGTTTACTCCAGCATCTTCGACAAAACTTTAAAAGAGAACTAGTTAATGTCAAAAGGACAAAGAACCTTTTGACAAAAAAAACTCAAATGCAAAATATAGCGAAAAAATCCCCTTGCCTAACAAACGCTCACTTCCACAAAGTGCCTACCGCAAACACTTAACTAAAGTCTAAGATAAAACACATAAACAAAATGGCAAGAGCACAAACCTAATTTATTTATTTCCTTAAAACTATTTTTTTAAAGAGATTCAGAAAACACCATCTTGCGCAAAGAACATTCGTCAGGAAACATCCTAAAAACTATACTACTTAAATAGAAAATACCTTTTCAATCTAAAATAAGAAGTGGCTTTTGTTGTGATATAGTTTCCTTAACGTTCCAAAAAGAACTGTTGTCATTACTCGCTGCACTATCTTTTTAATCATATAATTTTCAAAAATTGACAGAAAATTTATTATTTTTCAAACAATAGAATAATTTTACTAACCAAATCAGTTTATACAATTTCTAATGTTGCAAAGAAAAAATTGCTTCACTTAAACCCTTTAAGGGGGCCGTAAAAGAAAATTTTTGTCCACTTTTTACCTGATAGGAAATTTTTACATCACTCCTTTTTTCAACTTGCTCATTAAAGACTTTATCTACAGAAAACTGAGCCAAGCAAACTGCATCATCACATTGTGTGTAACGGACAAAAACAGGATCTTTAATACCCTTTAAAAATATTTGGATAAAACTATTCACATCAGCATCCGGTAATGTTCTCATAATCATAATAGCTTGCCCACTTATCAATGGCGGAGGGAGAGAGGGATTCGAACCGTTAATTTATGCAACATAACAATTTGATTTTATTGATCTTTTTTTAAGGTGCGGAACGATATAACAAGGTAAGGGAATAGGATTTTCCAATTTGCCTCTTGTATAACGGCTTTTAATTGCTTGAAAGCCATTGTTTCAAATGCGTGAAGATCGTATCAAGTGTATTCATAAGACGCTCAAGATCAAGAATGAACAAAAATATTATCAACACTATCCACCTCGTTAAACGAGACATCATTTTCACACCCTGGTAAGTACTGATCATCTCTTGCAAAAGTTCTTTCTCTGATTCTGTGAGCTCTGCATTTTTGTTACTTTATCTTCTTGCCATGTTGCCAATCACACATATGTTCACCTTGCTTGTTGTGCTTTAAAAGATCTCTCGCCAAATTTGGACCAATCATATCTAAATCGTAGCGCTCTAAATAAATTGGTAACCAACCAGTGCAAAACGCCCGTTCATTCGTTGCGCAACCATTGAGAAAGATCAGCACGTACATAAGCATCACTTTTTCTGTTAATCTCATTTTCTACCCCAAACCGTATTTTCGCTATCTTTAATGCACGCTCTGTTTGCTTGAGCTATTCATCTTTCTTTCCAAGATCAAAGGCTTTTACTAAAGCCATAAAAAAAGCAGCAAAAGCTGCTAGAGTAATCAGGAAATATTCTTTCAACCAGGTCATAAGCGTTTTTCCTGAAAACGTTTGGCAACAAAAACAATCCCTCTACAGGCTGCTAAAACCATAATCGAAGCTAAAGCCCATTGCACAGGACCTTGTCCTGTCAAAATTCCTGTTAAACCTGATAAGGATCCAATGATAGATGCTAGAACTTCTGCTTTAAAAGAATGAGTTGGCTCTTTTGTTTCTACTTTTTGATAATTTGAACAAACATAAGCCCCTTTAACCCAGAGCCCAGCTTCTGCTTCCCGACGATTGGCAAGCCCCTATAAACGTTTGCCACCTGCACTGATCCATTTTTGCAATTCAGCCAGGACGAATTCATAATCACCTTTGTTCAGCTTTTTCAAAAGGGTAGAATTACAAAAAGCTTCTGCTCCTACATTATAGCAAAACGATACAAGTGTAGCGAATTGCTGATCAGTCAAAGGAACAGTAACGGCCTGCTCAACAGTGCTCTCAAATTGTTTCAAATCTTGTTCCAGAATGGTCTCTGTTTGGCTTTCAATTATTTTCATACCTTCTTGTATAATAGGTTCTCCTGCTTGTACTGCATGGCCATAATCTATTGTCCATACCCCAATAGCATCTTCATAGGCATGCAAGCGCAGCCCTTCCCATTGCTTAATAAGTGCAAGTCCTTCCTTGGATATTTTCCGCATATGTCTCTCCCCATAAAAAAGCCTATCCTTTACGGACAGGCAGCATTCGTTTCTATTTTGAAAATAGCTAATTTGTTATATTTTTCTCAAACGCCGTACGATTTTGCCATTCAGAGTGATAAGATTGATCATTAGTACGGATAGAATATTGGCCTTGGCGGTCACTTTTCAATGCTTCTAAACGATTGCCTAGAGGACTACGCAGACCCTCAAGTTCAACAGCCTTATCCAGCATGAACAATTTTCTTTGAGCTGTACGCACTAAAGACACAGGAAAACTTTTGGGCGGATTTCCTTCTAAAAGATCCTTACATCGCTTACCAGCAAAGGATTCAATCACTAGATTACTTTTCATTTCACCGCTTTATGCATAATAACATGATACTAATCTAAAGGAAAGGACAAAATCGACATCATCATCGCCCTAAAGAGCAAGGTTTTGCAGCAATCTTTGATAGCTATTTAACACATACGTTCTGCACGCCACAGAGGAAGTGCGCTCCAAATTAAGGATGTGAGACATGAATGAACAAAGCTCAACAATAACTCAACAATCAGAAAACCTAGAAATCAAAACCACAGCTTTAGATAAAATTCTCGATAAAGCCTTAGAGAACGATGTGGATATGAACCGTCTAGAACATCTCATTGCTTTGAGAGAAAAAGAGATCGATCGACAATACTATGAAAAATTCGTGTCTGATCTTTCAGCGATGCAATCTGAATGCAAAGAAATCATCAAAACCGCTACAAATAACTTTACCAATAGTAAATATGCTACTCTTGATTATTATATCGACGGGGTTAGAGAGGCTCTGGCAAAACACCGCTTTGCTCTCTTTTTCTAAAATTAAAAGCCAAACCACAACAAATATTGTGATAGAAATGACACTGGCACATCCCTCTGGTCACAAAGTTTCAACAGATGGAGAATTTCCTATTAATGGAGCCGGTTCCAAAATAAGCATCCAGTCTATTGGTTCAACCATTACCTATGCTCGCCGCTACCTGTTAGGAATGTTACTCAATGTCGCCAGCAAAGATGATGATTTAGATGGGAACAGCTTAGAGACTGTTATGCCTGCATCTCCTCAACAAATCACTGAAATCAAACAATTAATCAAAACAACCAATGCAAATGAAACAAGAATGTTGGCTTTCGTGAAAGCAAATAGCATTTCAGAAATGTCCGATCATCAAGCACAAATCGCTTTGAATAGTTTGAAGGACAGACAACGCATTCAAAGCTCCCAAACACCACAACAAAAATGGTGGCGTAACATGAAACAAAGAACAGCAGAATGGTTTCAAGCACGGTTAGGAAGAGTGACAGCTTCAAACATTGACTATGTCGTCAACAGAACAGTGAAAGGTTTACCAACCAGCAAATATGAAGATTATAAAATCAAACTCATCACAGAACGCTTAACAGGTCAAATCAACCCATCTTATGAAACACAAGCGATGCAATGGGGCGTTGAGCATGAAGATGAAGCCATTGAGGAATACAGTTTCATCTATGATACCCATGTCACCCGATGCGGTTTCATACCCCA of Bartonella ancashensis contains these proteins:
- a CDS encoding Vomp family autotransporter; this translates as MGKKLRFKWDCLGNSSLVHCFPLSKIGVEKAVITAFLSSFFPVFSAVADVVEKNIVPKDAFVMDFFMNETRRKKAPLILEMHNNDQNSSILIPYSIGNSTLNVVMYFDDKVNMRNGYLPFISLYYHPYFDGINIANYHDYKSGDISEIYKRVQENSAGKISIGGRKNKTVQHMISVVPKRLDNAAAIMWLRELEDNKEQDVHELENLAKEKNQEGEKNLVSISNNDLVAQRIALEVKKNRSDLDFSTGVYNYFDDGFYSKAGAIGSKNVESLLCANSNNVMCIGVYSRAEGMGSVALGYESEAIRGPNVAGYDPVTGNVSTTNDYIWKSTYGEIGIGNMNYKVSRQITGVAAGRQDNEAVNVAQLKALRDWMVGKDTSSLIQFRKHANFFGYNEIAIAWDIPDYTGVMNVGTKDGVKRTIRGVRDASLSETSDHAVTGKQLWVTNEKVKTLETSVNAAVVDIVTVKNYTASLEVDMKNSMKNISQYLGGSADISSNIAPMYKIQGKTYRDIGAAFVGIDGSFTDLYEKILNMSSAKDLLVQYHPGSVKIVEDKKPSYISIGQDVETDLISVAASNGDKRILSGVKSGTISQFSTEAVNGAQLWKTEGNLSQYLGGNGDISNGIAPTYEIQGQTYRDVGSAFVGIDQFFTNIKTHITDDIQQRVLLWSDSEDAFVALHAEGEGKKQKKSKLKFLLDGDVSEASTEAITGHQLYMMNNQLASYFGGGAGYDNGQWLAPSFNVIQFSGNGSRSTNKIYNNVSDAFDGISKAVADVNDRLSGVEQETGQSALNWNKETESYDASYKDKPSVITNVADGKITEGSKDAVNGGQLWEAKDDIKKVQNQVNNLEDKVNDFNDKLSDIGNSVDDMKDIIKDVVAKDGSVNYDKDGNGKKTNTITLKGGNESEPVVIDNVADGKIENGSKQAINGGQLHDYAQEQVEIIFDKAKKYTDKKVKNVINEAVSRAKDYTDMKFNTLNYGIENATKEARQAAAISLAVSNLRYNDTPGKLSVAFGSGLWRSQSALSFGTGYTSEDGNILSNFSATSAGGYWGIGAGLSITLN
- a CDS encoding invasion associated locus B family protein, with translation MIMRTLPDADVNSFIQIFLKGIKDPVFVRYTQCDDAVCLAQFSVDKVFNEQVEKRSDVKISYQVKSGQKFSFTAPLKGLSEAIFSLQH
- a CDS encoding type II toxin-antitoxin system RelE/ParE family toxin gives rise to the protein MKSNLVIESFAGKRCKDLLEGNPPKSFPVSLVRTAQRKLFMLDKAVELEGLRSPLGNRLEALKSDRQGQYSIRTNDQSYHSEWQNRTAFEKNITN